Proteins encoded within one genomic window of Bradyrhizobium sp. CB1717:
- a CDS encoding prephenate/arogenate dehydrogenase family protein: MSANPHFQRVALIGFGLIGGSIARAAKLQGLASEIVTTARSEKTRARVIELGIVDQVVATNAEAVKDADLVILCIPVGACGPVAQEIAPHLKPGAIISDVGSVKGAIVRDMAPHLPKNVHFVPAHPVAGTEHSGPDSGFAELFINRWCILTPPEGVDAAATDRLRAFWAAMGAKVEIMTPDHHDLVLAITSHLPHLIAYTIVGTADELAQVTESEVIKFSAGGFRDFTRIAASDPTMWRDVFLANKEAVLEMLGTFTEDLAKLTRAIRRGDGEALFEHFTRTRAIRRGIVEIGQDSAAADFGRQHGQLAKKP, encoded by the coding sequence ATGAGCGCGAACCCGCACTTTCAGCGCGTCGCCCTGATCGGCTTCGGCCTGATCGGCGGCTCGATCGCGCGCGCTGCGAAGCTCCAGGGCCTGGCTTCCGAGATCGTCACCACCGCGCGCTCGGAGAAGACGCGCGCGCGGGTGATCGAGCTCGGCATTGTCGACCAGGTGGTGGCCACCAATGCGGAAGCGGTGAAGGATGCCGATCTCGTCATCCTCTGCATTCCCGTCGGCGCCTGCGGCCCGGTGGCGCAGGAGATCGCGCCGCATCTCAAGCCCGGCGCAATCATCTCCGACGTCGGCTCGGTCAAGGGCGCGATCGTCAGGGACATGGCGCCGCACCTGCCGAAGAACGTCCACTTCGTGCCGGCGCATCCGGTCGCGGGCACAGAGCATTCGGGGCCGGATTCCGGCTTCGCCGAGCTCTTCATCAACCGCTGGTGCATTCTCACGCCGCCGGAAGGCGTCGATGCCGCTGCCACCGATCGCCTGCGCGCGTTCTGGGCCGCGATGGGCGCCAAGGTCGAGATCATGACGCCGGATCATCATGATCTGGTACTCGCGATCACCAGCCATCTGCCGCATCTGATCGCCTATACCATCGTCGGCACCGCCGACGAGCTGGCGCAGGTGACAGAGTCCGAGGTGATCAAGTTCTCCGCCGGCGGCTTCCGCGATTTCACCCGCATCGCGGCCTCCGATCCGACGATGTGGCGCGACGTGTTCCTTGCCAACAAGGAGGCTGTGCTGGAGATGCTCGGCACCTTCACCGAGGATCTCGCCAAGCTGACCCGCGCGATCCGGCGCGGCGACGGCGAGGCGCTGTTCGAGCACTTCACGCGCACCCGCGCCATCCGCCGCGGCATCGTCGAGATCGGCCAGGATTCGGCGGCAGCCGATTTCGGCCGCCAGCACGGGCAGCTCGCGAAGAAGCCGTAG
- a CDS encoding DUF2125 domain-containing protein yields MSDMTVATGRRSRWGLFIAPVLLLILAVAWTCFWFYAASQAEVAADAWRAQEAKSGRIYDCAKRSIAGFPFRFEVQCSGASVALVSQNASKTPFTARLDNILVVAQVYDPKLVIAEFSAPATLTDGVTQNTFVVNWSKGRSSVVGLPAVPDRASIVFDDPNINRLDGSVQVPLARAKQIELHGRLADGSPADHPVIETVLHVAQGSIQGVHPLLAEPFEADTRAKITGLSDLTPKPWPQRFREIQAAGGHIEIVQSRIQQGEMIAVAAGTLGLSANGRLDGELQMTVTGLERVIPALGIEKMLEEGVPQATLDRVAPGVKSQDLNNLFGALDRAVPGLGKVIKQNANAGVAAGINSIGTESTLEGKKARSFPLKFVDGAVLLGPVKVGQIPPLY; encoded by the coding sequence ATGTCCGATATGACCGTTGCCACAGGCCGCCGCTCCCGTTGGGGCCTTTTCATCGCACCCGTTCTCCTGCTGATCCTCGCCGTCGCGTGGACCTGCTTCTGGTTCTATGCCGCGTCGCAGGCCGAGGTCGCCGCAGACGCCTGGCGTGCGCAGGAGGCCAAGTCCGGCCGCATCTATGATTGCGCCAAGCGCTCGATCGCAGGCTTCCCGTTCCGCTTCGAGGTCCAGTGCTCCGGTGCCAGCGTCGCCCTGGTCTCGCAGAACGCCAGCAAGACGCCGTTCACGGCCAGGCTCGACAACATCCTGGTCGTTGCGCAGGTCTACGATCCCAAGCTCGTGATCGCCGAGTTTTCGGCGCCGGCCACGTTGACCGACGGCGTCACGCAAAACACCTTCGTAGTGAATTGGAGCAAGGGCCGCAGCAGCGTCGTCGGCCTGCCGGCCGTGCCGGACCGCGCCTCCATCGTGTTCGACGATCCCAACATCAACCGGCTCGACGGCAGCGTGCAGGTGCCGCTCGCGCGCGCCAAGCAGATCGAGCTGCATGGCCGCCTTGCGGATGGCTCGCCGGCCGATCATCCCGTGATCGAGACCGTGCTCCACGTTGCGCAAGGCAGCATCCAGGGCGTTCATCCCCTGCTCGCCGAGCCGTTCGAGGCCGACACGCGCGCCAAGATCACGGGCCTCTCCGACCTCACGCCAAAGCCCTGGCCGCAGCGCTTCCGCGAGATCCAGGCCGCTGGCGGCCATATCGAGATCGTGCAGTCGCGCATCCAGCAGGGTGAGATGATCGCGGTCGCGGCCGGCACGCTCGGCCTGTCGGCCAATGGCCGACTCGACGGCGAGCTGCAGATGACGGTGACCGGCCTCGAGCGCGTGATCCCCGCGCTCGGGATCGAGAAGATGCTGGAAGAGGGCGTGCCGCAGGCAACGCTGGATCGCGTCGCGCCCGGCGTGAAGTCGCAGGACCTCAACAATCTGTTCGGCGCGCTCGACCGCGCCGTTCCCGGCCTCGGCAAGGTCATCAAGCAGAACGCCAATGCCGGCGTTGCCGCCGGCATCAATTCGATCGGCACCGAGAGCACGCTCGAAGGCAAGAAGGCGCGCAGCTTCCCGCTGAAATTCGTCGATGGCGCGGTGCTGCTCGGACCGGTCAAGGTTGGCCAGATTCCGCCGCTGTATTGA
- a CDS encoding gamma-glutamylcyclotransferase, whose product MSEITLPSVTTAKGDLWVFGYGSLMWRPGFEFEERVPARLVGEHRALCVYSFVHRGTPEKPGLVLGLDRGGACRGIAFRVAEKNRADVVAYLREREQVTSVYREVMRSVWLENDARQRVSALAYVVDRGHVQYAGRLSLADQHRHVVQGHGQSGANRDYVTATVKAIEAEGFRDAQLHQLATMLHGDAHVLHAPAPEDRESR is encoded by the coding sequence ATGTCGGAAATCACCCTCCCCTCCGTCACCACAGCCAAGGGCGACCTCTGGGTGTTCGGCTACGGCTCGCTGATGTGGCGGCCGGGCTTCGAATTCGAGGAGCGCGTCCCGGCGCGGCTGGTCGGCGAGCACCGCGCGCTCTGCGTCTATTCCTTCGTGCATCGCGGCACGCCGGAGAAGCCGGGCCTGGTGCTCGGGCTCGATCGCGGCGGCGCGTGCCGCGGCATCGCCTTCCGCGTCGCCGAAAAGAACCGCGCTGACGTCGTCGCCTATTTGCGCGAACGCGAGCAGGTGACGTCGGTCTATCGCGAGGTGATGCGCTCGGTATGGCTGGAGAACGATGCGCGCCAGCGCGTCTCGGCGCTCGCCTATGTCGTCGACCGCGGCCATGTGCAATATGCCGGACGCCTGTCGCTTGCCGACCAGCACCGCCATGTCGTCCAAGGCCACGGCCAGTCCGGCGCCAACCGCGACTATGTGACGGCAACGGTGAAAGCCATCGAGGCCGAAGGTTTTCGCGACGCGCAGCTGCATCAGCTCGCGACGATGCTGCATGGTGATGCACATGTGCTGCACGCGCCAGCTCCCGAAGATCGGGAGAGCCGCTAA
- a CDS encoding lysophospholipid acyltransferase family protein: MFLIFLRSLVFNVLFYAVLVCLAIVALPTFALPPRAMLTVAQWWAKATLFLMRVICNIKVEFRGTEKIPQGPLVIAAKHQSFWETFVLPGFFNRPIFILKRQLMQIPVFGQFLVKTGMIAIDRNAGVKALLDMTRRAREAVRSGKQLVIFPEGTRRAPGAPPDYKTGFAQIYSSCGVQCLPIALNSGLFWPRRTFMRYPGTLVVEFLDPLPPGLPKDEFLARVQTVIEDATGRLVEAGRKEQEQLIGSAPSYAPSES; the protein is encoded by the coding sequence ATGTTTCTGATTTTCCTGCGCTCGCTCGTGTTCAACGTGCTGTTCTACGCCGTATTGGTCTGCCTTGCGATCGTGGCGCTGCCGACCTTCGCATTGCCGCCGCGTGCCATGCTCACGGTCGCGCAATGGTGGGCGAAGGCGACGCTTTTCCTGATGCGCGTGATCTGCAACATCAAGGTGGAATTCCGGGGGACTGAGAAGATCCCGCAGGGGCCGCTGGTGATCGCAGCAAAGCACCAGTCGTTCTGGGAAACGTTCGTTTTGCCCGGCTTCTTCAATCGCCCGATCTTCATCCTCAAGCGCCAGCTCATGCAGATCCCGGTGTTTGGCCAGTTCCTGGTCAAGACTGGCATGATCGCGATCGACCGCAATGCCGGCGTGAAGGCGCTGCTCGACATGACGCGGCGGGCGCGCGAGGCGGTGCGCAGTGGAAAGCAGCTCGTGATCTTTCCGGAAGGCACGCGCCGCGCACCGGGCGCGCCGCCCGATTACAAGACAGGTTTTGCGCAGATCTATTCGTCCTGCGGCGTGCAATGCCTGCCGATCGCGCTCAACTCCGGCCTGTTCTGGCCGCGCCGTACCTTCATGCGCTATCCCGGCACGCTGGTGGTCGAATTCCTCGATCCGCTGCCGCCGGGCCTGCCGAAGGACGAGTTTCTCGCGCGCGTACAAACGGTCATCGAAGACGCGACCGGCCGCCTCGTCGAAGCGGGGCGGAAAGAGCAGGAGCAGCTGATCGGCAGCGCGCCGAGCTACGCGCCGTCGGAGAGTTAG
- a CDS encoding YdcF family protein: protein MTSPTDDRSPKLPRGWLRATIVSTIALAFVAAAAGFVAFLSQMRGAEIAPDRKADGIVVLTGGSSRVSDAMELLAAGYGKRLLISGVHPTSTANDISRTLPENQAFMTCCVDLDRTALTTRGNAAEARRWAEGRRFKSLIVVTSNYHMPRALVEFSHAMPETTLIPFAVVGDKWREEPWWTSASTLRLLLSEYVKYIAAELRVRLEDFGIDLSPEMSEQPAGQQPKRPATAQAN from the coding sequence ATGACCTCGCCGACCGACGATCGATCGCCGAAACTGCCGCGCGGCTGGCTGCGCGCGACAATCGTGTCGACGATTGCGCTCGCTTTCGTCGCCGCGGCGGCGGGCTTCGTCGCGTTCCTGTCGCAGATGCGCGGCGCCGAGATCGCGCCGGACCGCAAGGCCGACGGCATCGTCGTCCTGACCGGCGGTTCCTCGCGGGTGTCGGACGCGATGGAGCTGCTGGCGGCCGGCTATGGCAAGCGGCTGCTGATCTCCGGCGTGCATCCGACCTCGACGGCAAACGACATCTCGCGGACCCTGCCGGAGAACCAGGCCTTCATGACCTGCTGCGTCGACCTCGATCGCACCGCGCTGACGACCCGCGGCAACGCCGCGGAGGCGCGGCGCTGGGCCGAAGGCCGGCGCTTCAAGTCGCTGATCGTGGTGACCTCGAATTACCACATGCCGCGCGCGCTGGTGGAATTCTCGCACGCGATGCCGGAGACCACGCTGATCCCGTTCGCGGTGGTCGGCGATAAATGGCGCGAGGAGCCGTGGTGGACCTCGGCATCCACCCTGCGGCTGCTGTTGTCCGAATATGTCAAGTACATCGCGGCCGAACTCAGGGTGCGGCTGGAGGATTTCGGGATTGACCTTTCGCCCGAGATGTCGGAGCAGCCTGCAGGTCAGCAGCCGAAGCGGCCCGCCACCGCCCAAGCCAATTGA
- a CDS encoding ABC transporter permease yields MSKTDERGVLVDLGQERPQLPAKARNMSPIVPRASIQGRALVAVVAIMTFLASMTTGTVLLVSASAAEWQSEVASEITIQVRPQSGRDLDRDSAAVTEAMRAQPGIVEVKPFSKDESGKLLEPWLGTGLSMDDLPVPRMIIARVQPGTPLDLGALRARVTQVAPGASVDDHRAWIERMRSMTNATVLAGLGILALVIIATIISVSFATRGAMAANRPIVEVLHFVGAGDRYIANRFLRHFLRLGLEGGVIGGGAAMLVFGFSESVAGWFSGTPVGDQFAALLGTFSLRPSGYVVLAVQAVLIGAITAVASRQTLFATLNDID; encoded by the coding sequence ATGAGTAAGACCGACGAGCGCGGCGTGCTGGTCGACCTCGGACAGGAGCGTCCGCAGCTTCCGGCCAAGGCGCGCAACATGTCGCCGATCGTGCCGCGCGCCTCGATCCAGGGCCGCGCGCTGGTCGCCGTCGTCGCCATCATGACCTTCCTGGCGTCGATGACCACTGGCACCGTGCTGCTGGTCAGCGCCTCCGCCGCGGAATGGCAGTCGGAGGTCGCAAGCGAGATCACCATCCAGGTCCGTCCGCAATCGGGGCGTGATCTCGACCGCGACAGCGCGGCGGTGACCGAGGCGATGCGCGCGCAGCCCGGCATCGTCGAGGTCAAGCCGTTCAGCAAGGACGAGAGCGGCAAGCTGCTCGAGCCGTGGCTCGGCACGGGGCTGTCGATGGACGATCTGCCGGTGCCGCGCATGATCATCGCGCGGGTGCAGCCGGGAACGCCGCTCGATCTCGGCGCCCTGCGCGCCCGCGTGACGCAAGTGGCGCCGGGCGCCAGCGTCGACGATCACCGCGCCTGGATCGAGCGCATGCGCTCGATGACCAATGCCACCGTGCTCGCCGGCCTCGGCATCCTCGCGCTCGTCATCATCGCGACCATCATCTCGGTGTCGTTCGCGACCCGCGGCGCCATGGCGGCGAACCGTCCGATCGTCGAGGTGCTGCATTTTGTCGGCGCCGGCGACCGCTACATCGCCAACCGCTTCCTGCGGCATTTCCTCAGGCTCGGCCTCGAAGGCGGCGTGATCGGCGGCGGCGCCGCCATGCTGGTGTTCGGCTTCTCCGAGTCGGTCGCCGGCTGGTTCTCGGGCACCCCGGTCGGGGATCAGTTCGCGGCCTTGCTGGGCACCTTCTCGCTGCGGCCGTCCGGCTATGTCGTGCTCGCAGTGCAGGCGGTCCTGATCGGCGCCATCACCGCCGTCGCCTCACGCCAGACGCTGTTCGCGACGCTGAATGATATCGATTGA
- the ftsE gene encoding cell division ATP-binding protein FtsE, producing the protein MVRFENVGLRYGLGPEILRDLSFQIPAHSFQFLTGPSGAGKTSLLRLLFLSHRPTRGLVNLFGHDISQLGKDEIADLRKRIGIVLQDFRLLDHMTTYENVALPFRVMGRSESSYRKEVIDLLRWVGLGDRMDALPPILSGGEKQRAAIARAVISRPQLLLADEPTGSVDPTLGRRLLRLFIELNKSGTAVIIATHDIGLMDQYEARRLVLHQGRLHVYE; encoded by the coding sequence TTGGTTCGGTTCGAAAATGTCGGATTGCGTTACGGTCTGGGGCCGGAGATCCTGCGCGACCTCAGCTTCCAGATCCCGGCGCATTCCTTCCAGTTCCTCACCGGCCCGTCCGGCGCCGGCAAGACCTCGCTGCTGCGCCTGTTGTTCCTGTCGCATCGGCCGACGCGCGGCCTCGTCAATCTGTTTGGCCACGACATCTCGCAACTCGGCAAGGACGAGATCGCGGACTTGCGCAAGCGCATCGGCATCGTGCTCCAGGATTTCCGCCTGCTCGACCACATGACGACGTACGAGAATGTCGCGCTGCCGTTCCGCGTCATGGGCCGCAGCGAGTCGAGCTATCGCAAGGAGGTCATCGACCTCTTGCGCTGGGTCGGCCTCGGCGACCGCATGGATGCGCTGCCGCCCATTCTCTCCGGCGGCGAGAAGCAGCGCGCCGCCATCGCGCGCGCGGTGATCTCGCGGCCGCAACTGCTGCTCGCGGACGAGCCGACCGGCAGCGTCGATCCGACGCTCGGCCGCCGCCTGCTGCGGCTTTTCATCGAGCTCAACAAATCCGGCACCGCCGTCATCATCGCAACCCACGACATCGGCCTGATGGACCAGTACGAGGCGCGGCGGCTGGTGCTGCATCAGGGACGGCTGCACGTCTATGAGTAA
- a CDS encoding MJ0042-type zinc finger domain-containing protein: MHIVCPHCTTSYAIKPASLGANGRTVRCSRCKETWVAYAEDAIEEASVPAMAAARQADDQSDLAAQWNSYARDDNAADAPVVDSPSIAGDWPADEARELEDEWSAAARAAEEEAVGAQHQSWFRSLFSRRGARVKRPTPTVAPRKSYFGLPTACAAMAALVLALIMWRGDVVRLLPQTAAFYKMVGLEVNLRGLAFKDVKLSSETVDGKQVLVIEGVIVGQGKKPLDIPRLRFAVRDAQGAEIYAWNSVLEQTVLQPGERAFFRSRLASPPPEGRNIDVRFFSRRDIAGGSV; this comes from the coding sequence ATGCATATCGTCTGCCCCCATTGTACGACATCCTACGCCATCAAGCCCGCGAGCCTGGGGGCGAACGGACGGACGGTCCGCTGCTCCCGCTGCAAGGAGACCTGGGTCGCCTATGCCGAGGATGCCATCGAGGAGGCGTCCGTCCCGGCCATGGCTGCGGCCCGCCAGGCCGACGACCAGTCCGACCTCGCCGCGCAGTGGAACTCCTATGCCAGGGACGACAACGCCGCGGACGCCCCGGTGGTCGACAGCCCCTCGATCGCCGGCGACTGGCCGGCCGACGAGGCCCGGGAGCTCGAGGACGAGTGGTCAGCGGCGGCCCGGGCCGCCGAGGAAGAAGCCGTGGGCGCACAGCACCAATCCTGGTTCCGCAGCCTGTTCAGCCGGCGCGGCGCACGGGTCAAGCGTCCGACCCCGACTGTGGCGCCGCGAAAATCCTATTTCGGCTTGCCGACCGCCTGCGCCGCCATGGCCGCGCTGGTGCTGGCCCTGATCATGTGGCGCGGCGACGTGGTGCGCCTGCTGCCGCAGACGGCGGCCTTCTACAAGATGGTCGGGCTCGAGGTGAATTTGCGCGGGCTGGCCTTCAAGGACGTCAAGCTCTCCAGCGAGACCGTTGACGGTAAGCAGGTGCTGGTGATCGAGGGCGTGATCGTCGGCCAGGGCAAGAAGCCGCTCGATATCCCGCGGCTGCGCTTTGCCGTGCGCGACGCGCAAGGCGCGGAGATCTACGCCTGGAACTCGGTGCTGGAGCAGACAGTGCTGCAACCCGGCGAGCGCGCCTTCTTCCGTTCGCGCCTGGCTTCGCCCCCGCCGGAGGGCCGCAACATCGACGTTCGCTTCTTCAGCCGGCGCGACATCGCCGGCGGCAGCGTATAG
- a CDS encoding response regulator, with product MPKILIADDEDSMRTLVARAIAMDGHETVTAQDGAEALEILTREDGAFDLLLTDIQMPVMDGIALALSAARDFPGLTILLMTGFADQRERASNLNALVHDVVTKPFSVADIRTAVADALAAKKG from the coding sequence ATGCCAAAAATCCTGATCGCCGATGACGAGGATTCGATGCGCACGCTGGTGGCGCGCGCCATCGCCATGGATGGCCACGAGACCGTGACCGCGCAGGATGGCGCCGAGGCGCTGGAGATCCTGACCCGCGAGGACGGCGCGTTCGACCTGCTGCTCACCGACATCCAAATGCCCGTCATGGACGGCATCGCGCTGGCGCTGTCCGCCGCGCGCGATTTCCCCGGCCTCACCATTCTGCTGATGACCGGCTTTGCCGACCAGCGCGAGCGCGCATCGAACCTCAATGCGCTGGTGCACGACGTCGTGACAAAACCGTTCTCAGTCGCGGATATCCGTACCGCTGTGGCGGATGCGCTGGCGGCAAAGAAGGGGTAG